A part of Colius striatus isolate bColStr4 chromosome 13, bColStr4.1.hap1, whole genome shotgun sequence genomic DNA contains:
- the RAB9B gene encoding ras-related protein Rab-9B: MSGKSLLLKVILLGDGGVGKSSLMNRYVTNKFDSQAFHTIGVEFLNRDLEVDGRFVTLQIWDTAGQERFKSLRTPFYRGADCCLLTFSVDDRQSFENLSNWQKEFVYYADVKDPEHFPFVVLGNKIDKLERQVSTEEARTWCLENGNYPYLETSAKDDTNVAVAFEEAVRQVLAVEEQLEHCMLGHTIDLHSSSKEGSSCC; this comes from the coding sequence ATGAGTGGCAAGTCCTTGCTCCTAAAGGTCATTCTCCTTGGGGATGGTGGAGTTGGGAAGAGTTCCCTCATGAACCGCTACGTCACCAACAAGTTTGACTCGCAGGCTTTCCACACCATCGGGGTGGAGTTCTTAAACCGGGACCTGGAGGTAGATGGACGTTTCGTGACCCTCCAGATTTGGGACACTGCAGGTCAGGAGAGATTCAAGAGCCTACGAACCCCCTTTTACAGGGGAGCAGACTGCTGCCTGCTCACCTTCAGCGTGGACGACCGCCAGAGCTTTGAGAACCTCAGTAACTGGCAGAAGGAGTTTGTCTATTATGCAGATGTGAAGGACCCTGAACATTTCCCATTTGTGGTCCTGGGCAACAAGATAGATAAGTTGGAGAGGCAAGTGAGCACGGAGGAGGCTCGGACCTGGTGCCTGGAGAACGGGAACTACCCGTACCTGGAGACCAGCGCCAAGGACGACACCAACGTGGCCGTGGCCTTCGAGGAGGCTGTGCGGCAGGTGCTGGCGGtggaggagcagctggagcactGCATGCTGGGCCACACCATCGACCTGCACTCCAGCTCCAAGGAGGGATCTTCCTGTTGTTAa